Proteins encoded together in one Chryseobacterium sp. G0201 window:
- the rsmA gene encoding 16S rRNA (adenine(1518)-N(6)/adenine(1519)-N(6))-dimethyltransferase RsmA, whose protein sequence is MSVKAKKHLGQHFLTDENIARKIVEGLSFENYNNIMEIGPGTGVLTKYLLEKEQNLYLAEIDTESIDYLKNTYSKITEEIFVGDFLKQDFNFINNDQIAIIGNFPYNISSQILFKIIDHYELIPEMVGMFQKEVAERTASVPRTKEYGILSVLVQAYYDVTYLFTVHENVFNPPPKVKSGVIKLTRNPKEGLAGNEVLFKQIVKAGFNQRRKKLSNSLKVLEIPEELKTHEFMDKRAEELSVSDFINFTKLWKENR, encoded by the coding sequence TTGAGTGTAAAAGCAAAAAAGCATCTTGGTCAACACTTTTTGACAGATGAAAATATCGCAAGAAAAATCGTAGAAGGTCTTAGTTTTGAGAACTATAATAATATTATGGAAATAGGCCCGGGAACGGGAGTTCTTACCAAATACCTTCTCGAAAAAGAGCAAAATCTTTATCTTGCAGAAATAGATACCGAATCTATAGACTACCTGAAAAATACCTATTCTAAGATTACAGAAGAGATCTTTGTAGGAGATTTCCTGAAACAGGATTTCAATTTTATTAATAACGATCAAATTGCTATTATTGGAAACTTCCCTTATAATATTTCTTCACAGATCTTGTTCAAAATTATAGATCACTATGAATTGATCCCGGAAATGGTAGGAATGTTCCAAAAAGAAGTGGCAGAAAGAACAGCATCTGTCCCAAGAACAAAAGAGTACGGAATTCTATCTGTTTTGGTTCAGGCATACTATGATGTAACTTATCTGTTTACGGTGCATGAAAACGTGTTCAATCCCCCTCCAAAGGTAAAATCGGGAGTTATTAAATTAACCCGAAACCCAAAAGAAGGGTTGGCAGGAAATGAAGTGCTTTTCAAACAAATCGTAAAGGCCGGTTTTAATCAAAGGAGAAAAAAATTATCCAACTCTTTAAAAGTATTGGAAATTCCTGAAGAATTAAAAACACATGAGTTCATGGATAAAAGAGCTGAAGAATTAAGTGTTAGCGACTTTATCAATTTCACCAAACTCTGGAAAGAAAACCGATAA
- a CDS encoding cell division protein FtsX codes for MAKSVDEFNKKRLRSSNITVVISIALVLFLLGLMGLILINAQKYSDYIKEQLVVNAYFDENYDAKDSVKIAKFEEETLKKVQTLAPVKKATYISRAAAAIEAKKSMGIDSDALFEENIFPSSIEIALKPEYVDPAKIDAAIKIIKSVPGVVDVKNDSTLMVDVYNNLSRILKWIFGFSLLFLVLAVVLINNSIRLKIFSKRFIIKTMQLVGAKRRFILKPFIIEAVILGAIGSFIGLAALCGVWYYFTSQIGSSFVQDNQQYFWLILLVLGVGVLITVLSTIIATWRFLKSNVDDLYYS; via the coding sequence ATGGCTAAATCTGTAGATGAATTTAATAAAAAGAGACTTCGATCGAGCAATATTACAGTCGTAATAAGTATTGCCTTAGTGTTATTTTTGTTAGGATTAATGGGACTTATTTTGATCAATGCCCAGAAATATTCCGACTATATCAAGGAACAATTGGTTGTCAACGCCTACTTTGATGAAAACTATGACGCGAAAGACTCTGTAAAAATTGCAAAATTTGAAGAAGAAACTTTAAAGAAAGTACAGACTTTGGCACCTGTAAAAAAGGCGACCTACATTTCTAGAGCTGCCGCTGCAATTGAAGCGAAAAAAAGTATGGGAATTGATAGCGATGCGCTTTTCGAGGAAAATATTTTCCCTTCTTCTATAGAAATTGCTCTGAAACCTGAATATGTAGACCCTGCAAAAATTGATGCAGCGATAAAGATCATTAAATCCGTTCCGGGAGTTGTAGACGTTAAGAACGACAGTACCTTAATGGTAGATGTATACAACAACCTGAGTAGAATTTTAAAATGGATTTTTGGTTTTTCTCTTTTATTTTTGGTGTTAGCGGTAGTTTTAATTAATAACTCTATCCGTCTGAAAATATTTTCAAAAAGATTTATTATCAAAACCATGCAGTTGGTAGGGGCGAAAAGAAGATTTATCTTAAAGCCTTTTATCATTGAAGCTGTTATTTTAGGAGCTATCGGTTCTTTTATCGGGCTTGCTGCTTTATGTGGTGTTTGGTATTATTTCACGAGTCAGATCGGTTCATCATTCGTACAGGATAATCAGCAGTATTTTTGGTTGATCTTACTTGTATTGGGAGTTGGAGTTTTAATCACGGTTCTAAGTACAATCATCGCAACATGGAGATTCCTCAAATCTAACGTTGACGATTTATATTATTCTTAA
- a CDS encoding DUF3098 domain-containing protein, which translates to MSKKTNKFSAADFGKETEVTQENTFYFGQQNFKWMLIGLAFIVVGFLLMMGHDANTVDGKFDPNSWNEDIFSIRRIRIAPLFIVIGFVIEGYAILKRK; encoded by the coding sequence ATGAGCAAAAAAACAAATAAATTTTCTGCTGCTGATTTCGGTAAAGAAACTGAAGTTACACAGGAAAACACGTTCTATTTCGGACAGCAAAATTTTAAATGGATGCTTATTGGTTTAGCATTTATCGTTGTCGGATTCTTATTAATGATGGGACATGACGCTAATACTGTTGACGGAAAATTTGATCCTAATTCTTGGAATGAAGATATCTTTTCTATCAGAAGAATCAGAATTGCACCTCTGTTCATTGTAATAGGGTTTGTGATTGAAGGGTACGCGATTTTAAAAAGAAAATAA
- a CDS encoding undecaprenyl-diphosphate phosphatase, with protein MDLIKAIVIAIIEGLTEYLPISSTAHMGFAANLMGMQEDEFLKMFQVSIQFGAILSVVVAYWKKFFDFNNIKFYFKLAYAVVPALALGYLFDDKIEAILGNQIAISSVLVLGGVVLLFADKWFKNPTIDDEKGITVKKAITIGFWQCLAMMPGTSRSAASIIGGMTQGLTRKAAAEFSFFLAVPTMLAVTVYSVFVKTWGKETGNPQKGYEMIIASNDHIMIFVIGNVVAFIVALIAIKAFIGVLNKYGFKPWGWYRIFVGLALLIYFYFFK; from the coding sequence ATGGATTTAATCAAAGCAATCGTTATTGCAATTATTGAAGGGCTTACAGAATATCTGCCAATTTCCTCTACTGCACACATGGGTTTTGCTGCTAATTTAATGGGCATGCAGGAAGATGAATTTTTAAAAATGTTTCAGGTTTCCATTCAGTTTGGAGCGATCTTGTCTGTTGTGGTGGCATATTGGAAAAAATTCTTTGATTTCAATAATATCAAGTTTTATTTTAAGTTGGCTTATGCAGTTGTTCCTGCTTTGGCTTTAGGATATTTGTTTGATGATAAAATTGAAGCCATTCTTGGAAATCAGATTGCAATTTCATCCGTTTTAGTACTTGGTGGAGTTGTTTTATTATTTGCAGATAAATGGTTTAAAAATCCAACCATCGATGATGAAAAAGGAATTACCGTAAAAAAAGCAATAACAATCGGCTTCTGGCAGTGTCTTGCGATGATGCCCGGAACGAGTAGAAGTGCTGCTTCTATCATCGGAGGTATGACGCAGGGATTAACGAGAAAAGCTGCGGCAGAATTTTCATTCTTTTTGGCGGTTCCTACGATGTTGGCGGTTACGGTTTATTCTGTTTTTGTTAAAACTTGGGGTAAAGAAACCGGTAATCCTCAAAAAGGATACGAAATGATCATTGCATCAAACGACCACATAATGATCTTTGTGATTGGAAATGTTGTTGCATTTATTGTCGCATTAATTGCCATTAAAGCTTTTATCGGAGTTTTAAATAAATATGGTTTCAAACCTTGGGGATGGTACCGTATTTTTGTTGGATTGGCTTTATTGATTTATTTTTACTTTTTTAAATAA
- the truB gene encoding tRNA pseudouridine(55) synthase TruB → MTAEELQSGHVFLLDKPLDWTSFQAVNKMKYKLKREFNLPKKFKIGHAGTLDPRATGLLIVCCGKFTKKIPEIQDAPKEYWTEIKIGVQTESYDTEKPEILQQDYSHISEEQINETVMKFLGEIDQTPPVFSAIKIDGKRAYNLARAGEEVEMKSRKTTILYIEDIKINLPLVSFTVGCSKGTYIRSLAHDIGQELGVGAYLTQLRRTKIGDYKIEEATTQFLDNDFRFDNN, encoded by the coding sequence ATGACAGCTGAAGAACTGCAATCAGGACACGTATTTTTATTAGACAAACCTCTGGATTGGACTTCTTTTCAGGCAGTTAATAAAATGAAATATAAACTCAAAAGAGAGTTTAATCTTCCTAAGAAATTTAAAATTGGTCATGCCGGAACATTAGATCCGAGAGCAACCGGACTGCTTATCGTATGTTGTGGGAAATTCACCAAGAAAATCCCTGAAATACAGGATGCGCCAAAAGAATATTGGACGGAAATTAAAATTGGCGTACAAACAGAATCTTACGACACCGAAAAACCTGAGATCCTTCAACAGGATTATTCGCATATTTCAGAAGAGCAGATAAATGAAACTGTAATGAAATTTTTGGGTGAAATAGATCAGACGCCACCTGTTTTTTCAGCAATAAAAATTGACGGAAAGAGAGCCTATAATCTGGCTAGAGCAGGAGAGGAAGTAGAAATGAAATCCAGAAAAACAACGATTCTTTATATTGAAGATATCAAAATCAATCTTCCTTTGGTAAGCTTTACAGTAGGCTGCTCTAAAGGAACTTATATCCGAAGTCTGGCTCATGATATAGGGCAGGAATTGGGTGTTGGTGCTTATTTAACACAATTAAGACGTACAAAAATTGGGGACTATAAAATTGAAGAGGCAACGACTCAGTTTTTAGATAATGATTTTAGATTTGATAATAATTAA
- the rluF gene encoding 23S rRNA pseudouridine(2604) synthase RluF, giving the protein MQEKTRINKYLSEAGYCSRRAADKLLEEGRITINGKVPEMGTKVSDEDIVEVDGKPIRESEDEPIYIAFNKPVGIVCTTDTKREIDNIIEYINHPKRIFPIGRLDKPSEGLILLTNDGDIVNKILRARNNHEKEYLVRVDKPINPKFLDKMRNGVPILDTVTKKCEVEKIDDMTFRIVLTQGLNRQIRRMCEYLGYEVKKLKRIRIMNIKLDLPVGKWRDLTDTELSTLNDLLGDSSKTID; this is encoded by the coding sequence ATGCAGGAGAAAACACGTATCAATAAATATTTATCTGAAGCCGGCTACTGCTCGCGAAGAGCAGCAGATAAGCTTTTGGAAGAAGGCAGAATTACGATCAACGGTAAGGTTCCTGAAATGGGAACTAAAGTTTCTGATGAAGATATCGTGGAAGTTGATGGTAAACCAATACGTGAATCTGAGGATGAGCCTATTTACATTGCTTTCAATAAACCTGTAGGCATCGTGTGTACAACAGATACCAAGCGCGAAATAGATAATATCATAGAATATATCAACCATCCGAAAAGAATTTTCCCGATCGGAAGATTAGATAAACCAAGTGAAGGGTTGATTCTTTTAACTAATGATGGAGATATCGTTAATAAAATTCTAAGAGCAAGAAACAATCACGAAAAAGAATATTTGGTACGCGTGGATAAGCCAATCAATCCAAAATTCTTAGATAAAATGAGAAACGGAGTTCCTATTTTAGATACGGTCACAAAAAAATGTGAAGTTGAAAAAATAGATGATATGACTTTCAGAATTGTTCTTACCCAAGGCTTAAACAGACAGATTCGTAGAATGTGCGAATATCTTGGCTACGAAGTAAAGAAGCTTAAAAGAATCCGTATCATGAATATAAAACTGGATCTTCCCGTTGGAAAATGGAGAGATTTGACGGATACCGAACTTTCTACTTTAAATGATTTGCTTGGAGATTCTAGCAAAACTATAGACTAG
- a CDS encoding helix-hairpin-helix domain-containing protein, which produces MMRKNYYQKVACLGILLILVFAFQKYTSTEKEDFSDVKFISESTVPLNLSEFEPNDLDEKQWQNLGFTEKQIATILNYKKIVGGRFTSKEQFKKCYAISPEKFAELEFYILLPETNKEAKSTHFKSFEKKSISISGKFNPDHYSVNDWVKMGFSERQSEAILKYKSYLGGSFVSKEKFKECFIINDENYEKLEPYLILPAKTPENFKNFTKNFSTGKTKIQYRSFDPNTLNIDGWKAFGFSEKQANTIVNYRDRNLRGSFKSLEDIQKCFVISAEKFEELRPYIKLNPSNLAKADEKKLEIKQEKTDFSKVDLNSITFKQLLEFGMDERAAGSIIGFRKKLGGFVNKDQILTTYNIDKDLTQKLLAISPLNTSNVPKYTLVDAPEEWLKNHPYFKYSADKIIFYRISERDEKKIWKLLKVKPEYETRMKLYLK; this is translated from the coding sequence ATGATGAGAAAAAACTATTACCAAAAAGTTGCATGCTTAGGAATACTTCTGATTCTTGTATTTGCATTTCAAAAATATACGAGTACGGAAAAAGAAGATTTTTCTGATGTAAAATTCATTTCTGAAAGTACAGTTCCTTTAAACTTATCCGAATTTGAACCGAATGATCTTGACGAAAAACAATGGCAAAATCTGGGTTTTACAGAAAAACAAATTGCAACGATTTTAAACTATAAAAAAATTGTTGGAGGAAGGTTTACGTCAAAAGAACAATTCAAAAAATGTTATGCTATCTCTCCTGAGAAATTTGCAGAGTTGGAATTCTATATTTTGCTTCCTGAAACCAATAAAGAAGCTAAATCTACTCATTTTAAAAGCTTTGAGAAAAAGAGCATCAGTATTTCTGGGAAATTCAATCCGGATCATTATTCTGTGAATGATTGGGTGAAAATGGGCTTTAGTGAAAGACAATCAGAAGCTATTTTAAAATATAAAAGTTATTTGGGCGGAAGCTTTGTCAGCAAAGAAAAGTTTAAAGAATGTTTTATCATTAATGATGAAAATTATGAGAAACTTGAACCTTATTTGATACTTCCTGCAAAAACGCCTGAAAATTTTAAAAATTTTACTAAAAACTTTTCTACTGGAAAAACTAAAATTCAATATCGCTCTTTTGATCCGAATACTTTGAATATTGATGGTTGGAAAGCTTTTGGATTTTCAGAAAAACAGGCCAATACAATTGTTAATTACCGTGATCGAAACTTAAGAGGTAGTTTTAAAAGTTTAGAAGATATTCAAAAATGTTTTGTGATTTCAGCTGAAAAGTTTGAAGAATTAAGACCTTATATTAAACTTAATCCATCAAATTTAGCAAAGGCTGACGAAAAGAAATTGGAGATCAAGCAAGAAAAAACTGATTTTTCAAAAGTCGATCTCAATTCAATTACTTTTAAACAACTTTTAGAGTTTGGAATGGATGAAAGAGCTGCGGGTTCAATAATAGGATTTAGAAAAAAACTAGGAGGTTTTGTGAATAAAGACCAAATTCTGACAACTTATAATATTGATAAAGATTTAACTCAAAAACTGCTTGCAATTTCTCCGTTAAATACTTCAAATGTTCCAAAATATACGTTAGTCGATGCACCGGAAGAATGGCTGAAAAATCATCCTTATTTTAAATATTCTGCTGATAAAATTATTTTCTACAGAATAAGCGAACGTGACGAAAAGAAAATCTGGAAATTATTGAAAGTAAAACCGGAATATGAGACGAGAATGAAACTGTATTTGAAATAG
- a CDS encoding MerR family transcriptional regulator, which yields MKINLADKLYYSIGEVAKAFDVNTSLIRYWEQEFPIIKPKKNKKGNRYFTPEDIKNLQIIYHLVKEKGYTLDGARIALTTNAKISETVTIIDRLEFVKAELLKLKESLADNPE from the coding sequence ATGAAGATAAATTTAGCAGACAAACTGTATTATTCTATAGGAGAAGTTGCAAAAGCTTTTGATGTAAACACTTCATTGATACGTTATTGGGAGCAGGAATTCCCCATCATTAAACCTAAAAAAAACAAAAAAGGAAACAGATATTTCACTCCTGAAGACATTAAAAACTTACAGATCATCTACCATTTGGTAAAAGAAAAAGGCTACACGCTTGACGGAGCCAGAATTGCTTTGACAACCAATGCTAAAATCTCTGAAACCGTTACGATTATTGACCGATTAGAGTTTGTAAAAGCAGAATTATTGAAACTTAAAGAGTCATTGGCCGATAATCCGGAATAG
- a CDS encoding AraC family transcriptional regulator, protein MNSISVLHIDLFQSGKNTSDFYFNTMKDHLVSSHKHIEKPHRHDFYVTVLFTKGKGIHEIDFQKYEVSEGSIFFLSPGQVHSWELSEDTDGYIFFCSQEYYDMHYVNRKLRSFPFFSSSTFPRKFQFESEELLKIINLFQEIEEEYIAQNMMKDDLILSLMSQIYINTTRQFSKNLDEISSPTSISYFNHYQDFENLVEQYFTTQKSIAHYASVMEISPKHLNRIIQTVVQKTATEVITERVILEAKRMLMYLDESLVEIAFRLGYEEYSYFVRVFRKGSGMTPTQFIKKYKA, encoded by the coding sequence ATGAATTCTATCTCAGTCTTGCATATCGATCTTTTTCAGTCTGGGAAGAATACTTCGGATTTTTATTTTAATACGATGAAAGATCATTTGGTTTCCAGTCATAAACATATTGAGAAACCGCATCGTCACGATTTTTATGTTACCGTACTTTTTACCAAAGGAAAAGGAATTCACGAGATCGATTTTCAGAAGTATGAAGTTTCTGAGGGAAGTATTTTCTTTTTGTCGCCCGGGCAGGTTCACAGTTGGGAGCTTTCAGAGGATACGGATGGTTATATTTTCTTCTGCTCTCAGGAATATTATGATATGCATTATGTGAACAGGAAATTAAGAAGTTTTCCTTTTTTCAGTTCATCAACTTTTCCTAGAAAGTTTCAGTTTGAATCTGAGGAATTATTGAAAATAATTAATCTATTCCAGGAAATAGAAGAAGAATACATTGCTCAGAATATGATGAAAGATGATCTTATTCTTTCATTGATGTCTCAAATTTATATTAATACAACGAGACAGTTTTCTAAAAATTTAGATGAAATAAGTTCACCGACAAGCATTTCTTATTTTAACCATTATCAGGATTTTGAGAATTTGGTTGAACAATATTTTACAACTCAAAAATCAATTGCGCATTATGCTTCTGTGATGGAAATTTCACCAAAACATTTAAACAGAATTATACAGACTGTAGTTCAAAAAACAGCAACAGAAGTCATCACCGAAAGGGTAATTTTAGAGGCAAAAAGAATGCTGATGTATCTTGATGAAAGTTTGGTGGAAATTGCTTTTCGTCTCGGTTATGAAGAATATTCTTATTTTGTGAGAGTTTTCCGAAAAGGCTCCGGAATGACTCCCACGCAATTTATAAAGAAATATAAGGCTTAA
- the ccoG gene encoding cytochrome c oxidase accessory protein CcoG: protein MNIQSGDIKTSDIENEAFRNSVGTMDETGNRKWVFPRKPKGKYTNYRNYVSYFLLTLFFGLPFVKINNNPFLLINVIDRRFFIFGQPFYLQDFFILALGAVTSVIFVMLFTVVFGRIFCGWLCPQTIFMESVFRKIDYWIEGDRNKQMKLDRQEWDAEKIRKRVTKWSIFILISVIISHFMFMYIVGYEEVIKIMKEGPIEHSLKFIGMIGFAMTFYFVFAWLREQVCTLVCPYGRLQGVLIDKQTVNVYYDFKRGENRSKWRNGEDRKAENKGDCIDCQQCVVVCPTGIDIRNGQQLECINCTACIDACDEVMEKVGLPKGLVRYATEAEIENQEKFKFTSRMKVTTAFLAILIGFLGFLMYDRGSMEAKFIKPAGSTFFIKNGKITNTFIYTLLNKTNEKKTLTIKVMNPKNAEITFFGSEKIILKGDEILKGNINITFPEEDIKFSKQNMTIGVFDESGEMLDSFDTNFEGPFKLLL, encoded by the coding sequence ATGAACATACAATCCGGCGACATTAAAACTTCAGACATTGAAAATGAAGCTTTTAGAAATTCGGTTGGTACGATGGATGAAACCGGAAACCGAAAATGGGTTTTTCCGCGAAAGCCAAAAGGAAAATATACAAACTATAGAAATTATGTAAGTTATTTTCTGCTTACCTTATTTTTCGGGTTACCTTTTGTAAAGATCAACAATAATCCTTTTTTATTAATTAATGTTATCGACAGAAGGTTTTTCATTTTTGGGCAACCATTCTATCTTCAGGACTTCTTTATTCTGGCTTTAGGAGCTGTTACTTCCGTAATTTTCGTCATGCTTTTCACCGTCGTTTTTGGAAGAATATTCTGTGGCTGGCTTTGTCCGCAAACCATTTTTATGGAAAGTGTTTTCAGAAAAATCGACTATTGGATCGAAGGCGACAGAAACAAACAAATGAAGCTCGACAGACAGGAATGGGACGCTGAAAAGATCAGAAAAAGAGTAACGAAATGGTCTATTTTCATATTGATCTCCGTTATTATTTCACATTTCATGTTCATGTATATCGTGGGTTATGAAGAGGTTATTAAGATCATGAAAGAAGGTCCAATTGAACATTCATTAAAATTCATAGGAATGATTGGCTTTGCGATGACTTTTTATTTTGTTTTCGCATGGCTTCGGGAGCAGGTTTGTACTTTAGTTTGCCCATATGGAAGACTTCAGGGCGTATTGATCGACAAACAGACTGTGAATGTTTATTATGATTTCAAAAGAGGCGAAAACCGCTCAAAATGGAGAAATGGAGAAGATCGAAAAGCTGAAAACAAAGGAGACTGTATTGATTGTCAGCAATGTGTAGTTGTGTGTCCAACAGGGATTGACATTAGAAACGGACAACAGTTAGAATGTATCAATTGTACAGCATGCATCGATGCTTGTGATGAGGTCATGGAAAAAGTTGGACTTCCCAAAGGATTAGTACGATATGCGACCGAAGCTGAAATTGAAAATCAGGAGAAGTTTAAATTTACTTCAAGAATGAAAGTTACGACTGCATTTCTCGCTATACTGATCGGTTTCCTTGGGTTTCTAATGTATGACCGAGGTTCTATGGAAGCCAAATTCATTAAACCTGCAGGATCAACATTTTTCATTAAAAACGGAAAAATAACGAATACTTTTATCTACACTCTTCTCAACAAAACCAATGAGAAAAAGACGTTAACCATAAAAGTAATGAATCCTAAAAATGCAGAAATAACATTCTTTGGTTCAGAAAAAATCATCTTAAAGGGGGATGAAATTTTAAAAGGAAATATCAACATTACTTTTCCGGAAGAAGATATTAAATTTTCAAAACAAAACATGACCATCGGGGTCTTCGATGAGAGCGGAGAAATGCTCGACTCTTTTGATACTAATTTTGAAGGTCCCTTTAAACTTTTACTGTAG
- a CDS encoding SMP-30/gluconolactonase/LRE family protein, which yields MKNIFKISLIGLVFALVNCKSVNYSKMFYDGVKPERVSDKFSFTEGPSSDKEGNVYFTDQPNDKIYYWDWKTNQVIVFLDKSGRANGTHFDKDDNLITCSDDNGEIWKISKDKKVQVLLKGFEGKRLNGPNDVWNDEFGGMYFTDPLYKRDYWVNFKQETPNKSLYYRNKDGKIVKLDTFTQPNGIVGSEKYKKLYVSDIDAGKTYVYDILGEGKLSEKRLFCEMGSDGMTLDKHGNLYLTGKGVTIFNRDGRKIYQIPIDEEWTSNVTFGGKNNEILFITASKSVYTLPTKVKGVR from the coding sequence ATGAAAAATATCTTTAAAATAAGCCTGATTGGTTTGGTTTTCGCATTAGTAAATTGTAAATCAGTAAATTATAGCAAAATGTTTTATGATGGTGTAAAGCCGGAAAGGGTTTCCGATAAATTCAGTTTTACGGAAGGCCCGTCTTCGGATAAAGAGGGGAATGTATATTTTACAGACCAACCCAATGATAAGATCTATTATTGGGACTGGAAAACCAACCAGGTAATCGTATTTTTGGATAAATCGGGGAGAGCCAACGGAACGCATTTCGATAAGGATGATAATTTAATCACTTGTTCGGATGACAATGGCGAGATCTGGAAAATTTCAAAAGACAAAAAAGTTCAGGTTCTATTAAAAGGTTTTGAAGGGAAAAGATTGAACGGACCAAACGATGTCTGGAACGACGAATTTGGCGGAATGTACTTCACAGATCCTTTGTATAAAAGAGATTATTGGGTAAATTTCAAGCAAGAAACTCCTAATAAAAGTTTATATTACAGAAATAAGGATGGAAAAATTGTCAAGCTAGATACTTTCACCCAACCTAATGGAATTGTAGGAAGCGAAAAGTATAAAAAACTATACGTTTCAGATATCGATGCCGGAAAAACGTATGTTTACGATATTCTTGGCGAAGGAAAATTATCTGAGAAAAGATTATTCTGTGAAATGGGTTCGGACGGAATGACGCTCGACAAGCACGGAAATCTTTATTTAACAGGTAAAGGAGTAACCATTTTTAATCGCGATGGAAGAAAGATCTATCAAATTCCAATTGATGAAGAATGGACTTCAAATGTGACATTCGGAGGAAAGAATAATGAAATTTTATTCATCACAGCTTCAAAATCAGTGTATACTTTACCGACAAAAGTGAAGGGTGTTAGATAA
- a CDS encoding DEAD/DEAH box helicase — MELESIYQKLQIQDMNQMQKSTYKTTENNTDVVLLSPTGSGKTLAFLFPVLRNLKKDVSGIQALILVPARELALQIEQVFKSMGTDFKVSVCYGGHDKKIEVNNLIEAPAVLIGTPGRITYHLRNNNFDPKTIKTLVLDEFDKALELGFHEDMEFISNSLRGLSQRILTSATAMDEIPEFTGLKNEKIIDFLKLGDAKPDIQLRKVMTISEEKLDTLFNLICKIGNKRTLIFCNHREAVDRISDLLAEKGIDRETFHGGMEQDERERALLKFRNDSARILITTDLASRGLDVPEVESIVHYQLPYKEDAFIHRNGRTARMNAKGFAYLIMTAEENFPFIKNDTPEESVEGFNTFPEKTPFQTVYISAGKKDKVNKVDIVGYLIKKGQLRKEDIGLIEVKDTTSYVAVSRNKVKTLLDTLSAEKLKGKKVKMEVAY, encoded by the coding sequence ATGGAATTAGAATCAATATATCAAAAACTGCAGATTCAGGATATGAATCAGATGCAGAAATCTACATACAAGACCACTGAAAACAATACTGATGTTGTTTTGCTTTCTCCTACAGGTTCAGGGAAAACGCTTGCTTTTTTGTTTCCCGTTCTTCGAAATCTGAAAAAAGATGTTTCCGGAATTCAGGCTTTAATTTTGGTTCCGGCGAGAGAATTGGCGTTGCAGATTGAGCAGGTTTTTAAATCTATGGGAACGGATTTTAAAGTTTCTGTTTGCTATGGAGGTCATGATAAAAAAATTGAGGTCAATAATTTAATTGAAGCTCCGGCAGTTTTGATCGGAACTCCGGGAAGGATTACTTATCATTTAAGAAATAACAATTTCGATCCAAAAACGATTAAAACTTTGGTGTTGGATGAGTTTGATAAAGCGTTGGAATTAGGTTTTCACGAAGATATGGAGTTCATTTCCAATTCTCTGAGAGGTCTTTCGCAAAGAATTTTAACTTCTGCTACAGCGATGGATGAAATTCCGGAGTTCACAGGGTTGAAAAATGAGAAGATCATCGATTTCTTGAAATTAGGCGATGCAAAACCGGATATTCAGTTACGAAAAGTAATGACTATTTCTGAGGAAAAATTAGATACTTTGTTTAATTTGATCTGTAAAATCGGGAATAAAAGAACGTTGATTTTCTGTAATCACCGTGAGGCTGTAGACCGTATTTCTGACCTTTTGGCTGAAAAAGGAATCGACAGAGAAACTTTCCACGGCGGAATGGAACAGGACGAAAGAGAGCGAGCTTTACTGAAATTCCGAAATGATTCTGCAAGAATTTTAATTACAACCGACTTAGCTTCAAGAGGTTTAGACGTTCCCGAAGTTGAATCAATTGTTCATTATCAATTACCTTATAAAGAAGATGCTTTTATTCACAGAAACGGTCGTACCGCGAGAATGAACGCTAAAGGTTTTGCTTATCTGATCATGACTGCGGAAGAAAATTTCCCATTCATTAAAAATGATACTCCTGAAGAAAGCGTTGAAGGATTCAATACATTTCCTGAAAAAACTCCTTTTCAAACGGTTTACATAAGCGCCGGAAAAAAAGATAAGGTCAATAAAGTGGATATCGTTGGATATTTAATTAAAAAAGGACAACTTAGAAAAGAAGATATTGGCTTGATTGAAGTAAAAGATACGACTTCTTACGTTGCCGTTTCAAGAAATAAAGTCAAAACATTATTGGATACATTGAGTGCTGAAAAACTGAAAGGTAAGAAGGTGAAAATGGAGGTTGCTTATTAA